One window from the genome of Hoplias malabaricus isolate fHopMal1 chromosome 18, fHopMal1.hap1, whole genome shotgun sequence encodes:
- the and3 gene encoding actinodin3: MSSSLPIAWALSCIFTLLTFLQASPLTEKVRIDAARAHNFLTHSRPRREGDPKWFQKDPGFQSYYRYYSSIGHTEGLYEVDKIRMIYQQMRYLEQTYGPDASKYQNSLGLQIPKTKPPPRPLSTTTKLPPPPPAHPPLSQAEVIYLCNHRDPLCKPHIVYLPSGGVPILCDPRYNPKCTLPPAKEPEPNPPASKPAKTPQTPPPTPPPPIIKKGMEYDCDPYWDPDCLIDNRPRPVKVSIPPRKASVPERAEEEEKGKGAPKEKSPLYYDPYDYRRDLYDPYLYGNPADDPQ; the protein is encoded by the exons ATGAGCTCCTCGCTGCCCATCGCCTGGGCCCTGTCCTGTATATTTACACTGCTCA CTTTTCTGCAGGCTTCACCTCTCACTGAGAAAG TGAGGATAGATGCTGCTCGAGCTCATAACTTCCTCACACACTCTCGACCCCGGCGGGAAGGAGACCCAAAATGGTTCCAGAAAGATCCTGGCTTCCAGTCGTACTACCGCTACTACAGCAGCATCGGACACACCGAGGGG CTGTATGAAGTGGACAAGATCCGAATGATCTACCAGCAGATGCGCTACCTGGAGCAAACCTACGGCCCGGACGCGTCCAAATACCAGAACTCCCTCGGCCTCCAGATCCCAAAAACGAaacctcctcctcgtcctcttTCTACTACTACCAAACTgccacctccacctccagctCACCCTCCGCTCTCTCAGGCCGAGGTTATTTACCTGTGCAACCACAGAGATCCACTGTGTAAGCCCCACATAGTTTACCTGCCCTCTGGGGGCGTCCCGATCCTATGTGATCCTCGCTACAACCCCAAGTGTACACTACCGCCTGCTAAAGAACCGGAGCCTAATCCCCCCGCCTCAAAGCCTGCTAAAACCCCCCAAACCCCTCCGCCAACACCTCCACCTCCGATTATCAAAAAAGGGATGGAGTATGACTGCGACCCCTACTGGGATCCTGACTGTTTGATAGACAACCGGCCTCGACCTGTTAAAGTTAGCATCCCTCCGCGCAAAGCTTCTGTTCCTGAGAGAgcagaggaagaagaaaaggGAAAAGGTGCTCCAAAAGAAAAGAGCCCTCTCTACTATGACCCCTACGACTATCGCAGAGACCTTTACGACCCGTATCTTTACGGAAATCCAGCGGATGATCCTCAGTAg